The stretch of DNA GCAAGGATGAACCGCTGCATCATGCTGTCCCCTTCACATCGGCAAGCGAGGCGCCGAAGTTGATGTGCAGCGGGGTTCCCGCGATCACCAGCGCGGGCACCGAGGCGACGCCCGCCGCTTCGGCCTCGGCGATCCGCGACCGGTCCGTGCCGAGATCGACAATCTCGACCGCGTAACGCGCGGGATCGAGTGCCCCGGCGATCTGTCGTTCCACGTCAAGGCAGACGGCGCAGCCGGCATGGTAGAATGTGGCTTTCTGTGTCATGGTAATTCTGTCTCCTGTCTTTTTGCAGAGGTGGTGGACATCAAGGGCGCCCCGCCCGTTGCCGCGGGAGGGGCGTCCGGCTTTTGGCTCAGGCGGCGGTCAGGCGTCGCCAGATGGCGGCGGCCTCCTCCTCCGGAACCTCATCATGATCGCCACAATCGAGGCGCAGGTCGGCGTCCCCGAAGGCGGCGTCCACGAAGGCGCAGTGATGCGGGCGGGCCGCATCGGCATGGGCATGGGGGCGGAAGTGGCGGCAGGTTACGCACATCCGCTGGACCGGGATCGCGCGGGCCTGTTGCAGCGCACGGATCAGGTGAACGAGCGTGCGCAACAGGCTGGCCCGTTCCGATTCCGGCAGCGCGTCGAGTGCGGCCTGAAAGTCCTCGGGGGCTGATGGCAGGGTCTCGGCCAGCGCCTTGCCGTCTTCGGTCGCCACGACGAGTCGCGCACGCCCGTCCTGTGCGTCACGCTGCCGAGCGGCGAGGCCCTTGCTGATCAGGGAGGAGACCGAGTCACTGAGGCTCGCGGGCGAAACGCCCAGATGCGCTGCCAGATCGCCC from Hyphomicrobiaceae bacterium encodes:
- a CDS encoding thioredoxin — its product is MTQKATFYHAGCAVCLDVERQIAGALDPARYAVEIVDLGTDRSRIAEAEAAGVASVPALVIAGTPLHINFGASLADVKGTA
- a CDS encoding MarR family winged helix-turn-helix transcriptional regulator, with the translated sequence MPNQTDQIVFGFGRIAALLRAGQWQAGSGAALNPAQAEILTRIANRPMRPGDLAAHLGVSPASLSDSVSSLISKGLAARQRDAQDGRARLVVATEDGKALAETLPSAPEDFQAALDALPESERASLLRTLVHLIRALQQARAIPVQRMCVTCRHFRPHAHADAARPHHCAFVDAAFGDADLRLDCGDHDEVPEEEAAAIWRRLTAA